TGGAGGTGATACACAGTAGAAGATCTATGACTGGTTATGTTTTTACTCTTGGCGGTTCGGttgtcagttggaaagctactttgcaGGCTACAGTGACTTTGTCTACTACGGAAGCAGAGTATATGGCGCTGAATGAAGCTGCTAAGGAGGGGATTTGGCTTAAAGGACTAGTTAGTGATCTTGGTCTATATCATGATCAGGCTAGTGTATTGTGACAACTTGAGTGCAATATGTTTAGCTAAGGATCAGGTTCATCATGAGAGGACCAAGCATATATAgatgtgaggtatcattttctGAGAAGTGAGAAGAGGGTCAAGGTGAAGAAGATAAGTATTGCTGACAATCATGTTGACATGTTTACCAAGCCTGTTTCACAGAGCAAGTTCCAACACTGTTTGGACTTGCTAAACGTCTGAGATTATTAGTTGCCCTGTGGGGGCGACTATGAGGCAGAAAGAGATCTGTTCATCTGGCACTGACATGGGTGCATCTGTTATATTTTTCaggaggattcaagtcaaggtggagatttgtcgtaatgccttgcACCAGTATAACACACTACGACAGGAAGCAACGGGGGTCTCGCTGCCCGGTTAGCGAGTCGGGGGGTTCCAGGGGGGCGATGCATGGGTTCTACCTAGATTCGGAATCATGGGACATAGTGGGTTCATAGGTTCCAAGTTGGATTAGGTCGTGGGTTCCAAGTCGGATTAGGTTAGACTGGGTATTATAAACACtacattatgtaaacctaatatgtaatctgtttttccgcctcctaataatactattctccttttGCCCGTGGAccagccaacacaacgttggtgaaccacgtaatcTGTGTTTTTTCCGATTGGTTATTATTTATCTTTcgttaattccgcacaacagtTTGGCTCAAAATCCTGTTTCTCATGATACAACCAAATATATAGCCATTACTATCATCTCATTCGAAAACATGTTGTGATGAAACCGATTGGACTAAAAGCTCGAGATGATAGTTAAGATctaatcatagatcttatattaatctctgacacatgTTGCTAATGGCTTCACTCAAACGCACTATATTTCCCCTACTCAGCAATTAGCTGATCTTTTCGGTAAATCCCTTATTATTGAGCACATGGTTCCTGCTTAATCAATGCTTCCCATTACAACTTTAATCACAATATTCTATCCTATCGTATAAATTGCAATCATTTCCAATTCAACAAATCTCTTATGGTCAATATGACGAGGCAACAtacaaatttggatttagagacaAATCATATAACAATCCCATATTAATTCATTcacttataaaattaaaaaagaaatataagcAAACTATATATGTCTTTGATGAAGGAAATTAAATTACAACAAAGCCAAACTAAAGTCTTAGATCAGATATTAATGTCATTTTAAAATCTAAATTCAACCTTTTGAAGCATAAAAATTGTTCATGATTGAATCTAGATCTGTTTTAGTCAACTGTCCATTACCCCTAAGTAAGGGTGTTGTTTCCAAGTATAATGTTCAAGAGATCCTCTCCCCACTCCTGCATTACATAAAATCAATATTTAGGTTTGCTATTTAATCACAATCTAATGTAATTTTTGGTTCAGAACACGGATGGCAtgcagggccggtcctgacatTTTAAGGGCCCCATGTGAAATAAGAGATAATGGgcccttaataaaaaaaatgtactaaaaaatctaaaaatataaatttgggCCCATTTTAAacctaaaatattatattatttgatCAATTTTTAGACCTAATGGGtattataactaaatttataacaaaatatatatatatatttaataaaattaaaaattttaggCCCCTTTTAGCCTTGGGCCCTGGGCGGCCGCACCCCGAGCCtatgcccagggccggccctgatgGCATGGTGCGCCGGGCGTGTTTAGTAAAGTGTTTCCCATTaaggaaaaaaattataactttTATGAAAAGACGGTGGAAAATATGTATCTCAACATGCCTGATTCTCATCAAATGTTCCTATTTCTTGATGCATGTTGTTAAACTCTAAATCCATAGGTGCTTCAATGGGACAGCCTTGTGGctacaaaaaagaaaaatatatgacAGAAAAAACATGTTATATTGTGTGAGAATAAACACTTGTTCTGGGAGCAAATAAATTTTCATCAAGTAAACTTGCCTGATCAAAACTTGAGAAATACCAATTTGTAGAATTTCCATCACTGCTAAAATTGGCATTTTCTGCACCCTGGAATTGTAAAAAAGATAAGCAATTAATTAagatgaatataattaacaatactAATTAGAACTATCatcttgtttaaaaaaaaaaaagatgaatataattaacaatactAATTAGAACTATCatcttgtttaaaaaaaaaaaaaaactatcatcTTGTTTAAATATCTTAACATGAATATGTAAATTCTTTTTCtttggttttaaaaaaaaactgctCAACCTCCTgatcttcttctcttctctttccTCCTCTTTTCTCAAAACCCCCCTCATCTATCAAATAtacaatttttcttattttcggAATCTACTTTGAAGAGGAAGAGGGAAGTTCCTCATCCGGCTCGGTTAGATTTActgtgtttttttattattgttattttttttttctgtttgtgttCATATACTTCATCTGATCTCTTTATTCGCTTGAATTGTATCAGTTCTTTATTATTCTTtcgtttatacttttttttgaatttagcaCGAGCGGAAACGACTTATCTTGTTCGTGGATCAatggatctacgtggttgcaacgaAAGAAAGGATTTACATCGGAATGTTCAGAATGGCTTAAATGATGATGAGTGGATTGCAGATGCTTTTCTATATTTGGATTTATGAGAAGtatatttttcttgttcttttatgtttttaataccTTTTTTGGTTATTTTGTAGTCGTTTTAGTGCCTTTATGCAtcttgtaaattttttatttcttctgtttgtttttatttgttcatcTATTGAAGATACaactatttccataaaaaaacatgaatatgGAAAAGAGCATTTATTATAACAAGAATCACTCCTTGTATTATTGATGAAACATATCAACTCAACAAATAGTATTCAGGTTGACTTTAATGATCAAataaatttggtcatcaattgTTAGATCTAGGTTATTTTAAGCCAACCGATTTGGGTGATTTTGTAAATCATTAGTTACCTATTATCCTGCTTGGATTCAAAAGTAATTGTGTTGTAATCCAGTTTTGGTCATTCACTATTAGATCATGGCTTATTAGAATTCTAAGTGGAAATTTCAAGTATCCTAAGGTTTGGATTTTTCAAGTATCTAATGgttaatgaccaaattcatcatTTAGTCATGAAGATCCACATAAATACTGCTCGTTGTAACCTCTCCTCTTTAACTTCTATTTAAGATAACTCGTATTCAATACAAACTCTGTTGTGATATATCAGTAGCAATTAGATAGGAGAATAAATGGCTACTTTGATTAGCATTCTACACCAAGTTGCTGCTGTTTCATTTTTGCAAGTTTTAAAGGTTTTAACAATGAACTGAATGTCCTTGAACATAATCTTGAATTAAATTAGGTCTTTTGACTTTCAATTTGTAAGGCTAAAAAGATTTGTATCACATTTATTATATAGTTTAGGGTTTACAATTTAATGTGACAATTGAGTTCTCGCAAAtaatataaatgaaaaaaaaaagacttgcCTGTCGAGAGCACCAGCCATTCCAAGGAAATTTGTTTGAAATAGTGCACGAGTTAGAAAAATCAACATTTAGAAATTCGGTAGAGTTTAGTTCGGGTTGATACGGGCTCTCGATGTTCAATGCACCTTCCTGTACACATATCAAAACCATCAATCAATACACAAATTAACAATGGATAAAACAATCTAGTTGTACTGTACTTGTGCACATAATTTCACCTGGAAAGGAGTTGTAGAGTTGGTGGAGCCAAAGACTAGACGTTCAAGATCAGAAGTACTAGCAACATCATTTATAAGGTTAAAACCAAAATCATTGGGAAGACTACCGTTATTATTAGGAGGCAACATTGAAATACTTTCTTGATTCCCAACTGTGAATGGCAACACCGGAATTTGGTTACTCGTACCAAATGTACCGGAAGACGAAGAAGATCCTCCTTGTCCGAACGAGCTACCAAATGCAGGATCGGGAGAAAAGCCTCCTTGATTAAGCACATAGTTACTAGTAAGGGCAGCATTTGCATTTTCAATTCCAGTGTTGTTAGTCCAATTCATTGAACCATAACCAACACTAGAACCATTTCCGAGCAAGCTGTTGCTATTCCTGGTAGTTATTCCAGAATGGAAATATGGAGATGGATTGCCAAAGTTTGATCCAACTAGTTCATTCTGCTGCTGCTGATACATTGACTTTGGAGGAGCTGGGAAGCCATTCATAGCATTCTTCCGTTGCATTTGAATCCCGTATCTGtcatagataataataatagttatTGATGAACAAATTTACAGTGGCATAGTTGATACAAGGCTGAGATCCACTGAACTTTCTTATACTAAAGCTCTAGAACAGTGTTATTAGAATCTTACGAATTGTAGGATTCCATTCGATCTAGCTCTATTTCGAGCCGGATCTATTAGGcgaattcaaattataacagaCTCTTATGATTCACAATTTGAATCATACAATTTGATTCGATTCAGCTCTATCGACATCACTAGCTACTAAATTCACTCTCCCCTAGTCCTCTAATCCGGTTGTTATTTATCACGCTATTAACTCGAACTAGTTCTATTGCATCATTATCAAGTTAACAACAaggtaagaaaaaaaaaacagaatagAAATTCAAACTCTCCATTTCCACTTATTAAACATAGTCCAATTTGTAAATTAGGTTTATTAGGATCGTATgcattagattttttttttaacattaaaattgcatttctaaactaatatttaataatattttgggTTCAATATAGTAAATAATATCAAATAGAATTTCGATTTCACAACTATATTCtagaaataaaatttatgttGCAATCAACAAGAGCATGATTTAAATTATATAAGATTTAAAAAGGTAAATCTGCAAAAGAttttaagaagaaaaaaaggatGATCTTCAAATTCAAATGCATAGTTCTTATAAATGATCATAGTCTCCAACCtcagtaaataaaaataaacataacaATAAAGAATgcaatatataaatttataaatgatCAAAGAATTCAATGCGTAGTTTTTATAAATGAGCATAGCCTCAATGtatatagaaataaaataaaaaatcagaaaTTCAATGTATAAGTTTATAAGTAATCAAGGATTCAATGTATGagaataaatgataaaaaaaacaaaatcaatgtACAAAAAACATTAGACACCTTAATTGTGCAGTAGTATTCCACCAAAAGTTAAATttctaatatttaatttcactaatatttaaatcaaatttccatttttttaaatttaaaataacaaTATCAATAATATGTAATAGTATACAAACTTAATAccagttttaaaaatatttaagactCGTTATTTTTTAAGACCCTAAATACGTGCCTTatgaaagataataataattttaataataaaagttattattaGGCAATGACCTTGATTGATTTGGTTGGTGAAAAAGGTTTGTGTCACCAAACACTGGCCGCTGAAAATTGGCATAACCACTTGATAAACCAGATTGTCCATGTCGGAACTGTGGTGCATAATTGTTAGTAGAAGCTTCAAGACAATGATTATTAGAGAAGCTTTTTGCAATCAAGAAATTTTCTCTACGTTCTTGTTGGAATGTGCTCAATGATTTTCGAGGGAATAGGGGGTAATTTTGGTACATTAACAAGGAATTATAGCCCGTTCCAAATGATGACATAACTGTCCTTCCCGACGGTTCATAACCTTTTGCTGCCTTCTTAAGAAAATTTCTGTATTtctgtaaaaataataataataataataaaatctaattagttttattttttcttttaattcaaGGATAATACAATGTTAAGAAATTTAAATTGAGCGCTCTACaaaattttagaaataacattCATTTCCtacatttattttcataaattattatatactttcaacaatttatatatagagtacaaaaaaacataaatatacTTGATTCAGACCTGTAAGTGGCTACCAACATTTTCTCGAGTCAAGCCGGAAACATTCATTAACTGATGAATCTTTTTAGGAACAGCCTCTGCATGAATGAAATaattcacttaattaaaaagaattTAGATATGCAAACAATGACGGGACAAATCCAAAGGGGAGACCGGCTAGGAGGGTTTGAGCACCCATTGATTGCCAGAAAACTCCATAAAAAGACTGTAAAAAGATTTAGTTTTTGCATGTTAGAACACCCATAAATCATCAGAAAACACACTAAGTAATCCAATCAATGAATTTTGAATCTGTCACTGTTATGAGAAATTTTAATGTGGACTAGGACTAGTAATGTTCCTCCATTCAGATGATGTCATATCAACAGTTGGGGAATAACATCCGAGTGGAAGGACAATTACTAATCTCCATCCACAGTAAAACCTTTCCTCTATTATGGTTTTGTTCATGGTGTAGCCTATACACAATATAGAGAGTTGGATGATTTTGAGCAGACAAtcaatggttttttttttttttttttgtcttgagTACCTAATACAGTGAGGGAAGAAAACACACTTCCCTCATTGtgatagccaggaattttcacatgcacgaagtgaatttgctcattcacccttagatataggcttattaaaaatctaagcctcaggatgctttgaatcttcaccttaggattctaataagcctagatctaacggtgaatgagcaaattctacatgctcattaaagtgcatgtgatcaagactgttgTAACAACTACTTTTAACCTAATTTAAGCAACAGAACGTCTACTCCCATCTCAATGTCAATAATCAATTCTTTTAACAGTCAGATAGACATGATGAACTATAGACATCAATAATGCTTCAGACATGCTTACAGACAGGACATGGACAGATCTAAGGAGGTTTCGGACACTCACTGATTGCCAGAAAACTCCATAAAAACAGTGTAAGAAACCATTTTTTTTGTGCAAAAAAATCCATAAATCACAAGAAAAGAACCCTAAATAGTTCTATCAATCAATTTTGATGTAGAACGAAATGCTTACTTTCTAACCCGAGATAGATTACGGCTTGCAAGAAGCGAAAATGAAGTAAAAGAGTCCAAGCCACCTTTGGCTTCTTGGGTGCAACAACAGCAACatcctcttcttcatctcttACTCTTTTTCTTCCATTATCCACAGAAGATGCACAACTCTCATCTGCAATGATAACCACTGCTTTaccttcacaaaaaaaaaaaaaaaaaaaaaattgataattaagtttctgaattACTAATAAACTCAGAATCTTCCATTTATAAATTTTGAATTACATACCTTTGTTATTTGCCATAAGAACTAAGTTTTTTGAGAAAGGAGAGAGATTAGATCAGTATAAGAGCTTTTTAGTTTGTGAATTTTGTGAAGGTAAAGGGGGAAGGATGGTTGCTGATTTTATAAGCACATGAGACTAAGTTGTGATGGATCAATTTATAGAAATTTCTTTTTGGAATCAATTTTTTGCAAACTTTACCTTATCTTTTTCTAAACTTTTAGCTCTGAAAGAAATATATGATTTcctaattttttaaattgatgTTTTTGTCAACTATATATTGCAAAAAAAGAGtatgattttaataaattatgagtAAATTAtctagttcttaaaatattCGATAAAATGTTCTTCTGAATGTCTAGAATAACGAGAAATTATTTATCATAACCAAGGTTATAAAAAACGCTAGGTGCTGGGCGAACAAATAGGACTCTCGAGGATTAAACAGGATTAGTCGGGAATTAAACGAGAATAAAtcggttttgtattttttaatcaAAAAATTGTTAT
The DNA window shown above is from Euphorbia lathyris chromosome 1, ddEupLath1.1, whole genome shotgun sequence and carries:
- the LOC136216953 gene encoding two-component response regulator ORR24-like, coding for MANNKGKAVVIIADESCASSVDNGRKRVRDEEEDVAVVAPKKPKVAWTLLLHFRFLQAVIYLGLEKAVPKKIHQLMNVSGLTRENVGSHLQKYRNFLKKAAKGYEPSGRTVMSSFGTGYNSLLMYQNYPLFPRKSLSTFQQERRENFLIAKSFSNNHCLEASTNNYAPQFRHGQSGLSSGYANFQRPVFGDTNLFHQPNQSRYGIQMQRKNAMNGFPAPPKSMYQQQQNELVGSNFGNPSPYFHSGITTRNSNSLLGNGSSVGYGSMNWTNNTGIENANAALTSNYVLNQGGFSPDPAFGSSFGQGGSSSSSGTFGTSNQIPVLPFTVGNQESISMLPPNNNGSLPNDFGFNLINDVASTSDLERLVFGSTNSTTPFQEGALNIESPYQPELNSTEFLNVDFSNSCTISNKFPWNGWCSRQGAENANFSSDGNSTNWYFSSFDQPQGCPIEAPMDLEFNNMHQEIGTFDENQEWGEDLLNIILGNNTLT